A region of the Streptomyces sp. NBC_00442 genome:
CACGAACTGCACGGCGATGCCCGTCACGGGCGAGCGCCGCCGCGGATGGAGGCGGGCGAGCGAACGGGGGAACACGCCGATCCGGCCGAGCGCGAACGCCGTGCGCGTCGAGACGTTGGCACAGGCGTTGGCGTTCGCGACGGTCGAGTTGACCACGGCGAGGAACAGAACCACCCAGAAGAGGCCGAACGAGGCGCGCGCCACGCCCTCCCAGGAGGCGTCGCCGGACGCCCCGAACCCGGCGAACCTGCCCGGACCGAAGTACACCGCCATCGCGTACGTGGTCAGGACGTAGACGACTCCGATGGCCAGGGCCGCCCCGAACACCGCGCGGCGCATCGTGCGGCGCGGGTCGCGGGCCTCCTCGGCGAGCGGCGCCGCGGCCTCGAACCCGGCGAAGGCGAGCACCGTGTACACCGACCCGGCGAAGACTCCGCCGAAGCCCCCGTAGCCGGGCGCGGTGTGCGACGTCCCGAAGACCGTGAGGGAGTTGTCGGAGCCCGCCGCCACGATCAGCATCACCGCGAACGCGACGAACACCAGCACCTCGAAAACGCCGAGCACCGTCCCGAAGCGTGCCGAGGCCCGCACCCCGAGGAACCCCGCGGCCGCGATCACCACCGCCCCGGCGAGCGACCACGGCCACCACAAATTGGCGGGCGAGGAGGCCCACTGCTCGTGCAGGGTGCCCGCCGTGGTGAAGCCCAGCTGCAGCAGGAGCAGGGGCGGCACCAGCGCCTCCACGAACACATAGCCCCAGCCCACCAGGAAGCCCACGGCCGGATGCAGCCCCTGGGCACTGTAGGTGGCGACCGAGCCGGCCGCGGGCAGCTCCTGCGCCAGCTCCGCCACGCACGACGCCGTGAACAGGCACGCCACGAGCGCCACCAGGACCGACAGGGGCAGGCTGCCGCCCGCGAACGCGGCACCCGCCGGAATGGACGCGGCGACGGCGGCGGCCGGCGCCATGGCGGTGACGCTCTGGAAGAGGACCTCGCGCAGACCGACCGCGTCGCGCGCGAGGCCGGCGTCCGAACCCGTACGGGATGTCCCCGGCACAGCCGACTCCCTCGCTCGCCCAACAGGCGGACCACGTCCGGGAGTTACCGTACGGTCCGAGGTGCGCGTGGTGGAAGGGGACGGCCGGTGGGCGTGGCGCGCCGGGGGCGTCGGACCGGCCGCATTCCCGGGCCGTCCGCCGCGAACGGACCGGTTCAGGCGTCCGCGTCGCCCTCCGCCGTCGCGGTCATGGCGGCGAGCGCCGCCGCCGGGTCCCGGTCCGGCGGGCCCGCCGGGGTCCAGCGGCCGCGCTCCTTGCGGTAGGGCCACCAGCGGCCGTCCCGGCCGAGCCGCAGCTGGGCGTCGCGGCCGGTCACCGTCCACCGGTTGCCGGCCGCACGCAGGCCCGGCCGCTCGGTGTCGGCCCAGGCCAGGTCGAGGTCCGCGGCGGCCCGGACCAGGTCCTGCGCCCCCGGAACCCACTCCTCCTCCAGTACGCGCAGCGACGCGCCGCCGCCGAACCGCCAGGCCCGTACCGCGGCGGCCAGCTCGGCGGGACGGCGGCCCGAAGCGGTGGCGAGCCGTGCGGAGAGACGGCTGTCCGAGCAGCCGGCCGCGAGGCGCACGATGTCCTGGTCCTCGGTCAAGTCGGCCGGAAACGGGCGGTGTTCATGCCCGGCGGCGAGGGCTTCCGCGAGCAGATGGTGCGCCCGTCGCGCGGCATCGGCGGCCAGGAGTTCCAGTGCCGCCGGGTCCACCCCGGGCTCCGGCGCGGTCTCGGTGTCCAGGCGTGCGGGCCTGCCCGGCTCCGGCGGCGGTGAGGGCGCTGCGGGGAGCGGCGGGACGATGTCCCGGGCCGCGAAGGCCTCGTGGGCCGGAACGCCGTGTGCCGTCGGGATCGCGCCGGTGGAAGGGGCGGTCCCGCGCTCCTGGAGGGCGTCGAGGAGCGCCCGTTCCGGACGTCCGCGCAGCAGGAGCAGGACGAACGGGTCCCGGTCCAGGAGCCGTGCCAGCTGGTAGCAGAGCGCCGCGGTGTGCGGGCAGTGGTCCCAGGCGCCGCAGCCGCATGCGGCATCCAAGTCGCCTATTCTGGGCAGGAGTTCGATGCCTTCGCTCGCGGCGTCCTCCACCAGGTGCGGCGGCATCTCGCGGTCGAGCAGGGCTGCGATGTGCCCGGCGCGCTCCGCGGTCATCGTGAGGAAGCGGTCCCAGTCGTCCTCGTCCAGTTCCTGGAGCAGTACGTCGCTGCGGTGGTGCGATCCGTCCCGGTCCCGCACGATCGCGGTGATCCGGCCGGGGCGCACCGTCACCGCTCCGACGGCCCCCGCACGGGCCAGGCGGCGCCCCTGCTTGAGCTGCTGCCCGTCGAGCGCCGTGTCCTCCAGGGCCTTGAGCCATGCGTGGCCCCACCAACTGACGGCGAAGGCACGCCCGTCCACGGGCGGCAGCGACTCGAAGGTGCGCTCGTTCTCATACGTGTCGCTCATCGTCCGCTCCTTCGCAGCGCCACCAGATCCGTCAGCTCGGCATCGGACAGTTCGGTCAGCGCGGACTCGCCCGAACCGAGCACCGCATCGGCCAACTCCCGCTTGCGGGCCAGCATCTCGGCGATGCGGTCCTCGATCGTGCCCTCCGCGACGAGGCGGTGCACCTGTACGGGCTGGGTCTGGCCGATGCGGTAGGCGCGGTCGGTGGCCTGTGCCTCCACGGCCGGGTTCCACCAGCGATCGTAGTGGATGACATGACCGGCCCGGGTGAGGTTGAGGCCCGTGCCCGCGGCTTTCAACGAGAGCAGGAACACCGGCACTTCACCGTCCTGGAACGAGCGCACCATCTCCTCGCGCCGCTCCACCGGAGTGCCGCCGTGGAGGAACCGCGTCGGTACGCCGCGCGCCGAGAGGTGCTCCTCGACGAGCCGCGCCATGCGGACGTACTGCGTGAAGACGAGCACCGCGCCGCCCTCGGCGAGGATGGTGTCCAGGAGCTCGTCGAGCAGCTCCAGCTTTCCCGACCGGCCGGCGATCGTCGGATCGTCCTCCTTGAGGTACTGCGCGGGGTGGTTGCAGATCTGCTTCAGCGCGGTCAGCAGCTTGATCACCAGGCCGCGCCGCGCGAATCCGTCCGCCCCCGAGATCTCGGCGAGCGTCTCGCGCACCACGGCCTCGTACAGGCCGGTCTGCTCCACCGTGAGGGAGACGGCGTGATCGGTCTCGGTCTTCGGCGGCAGCTCGGGGGCGATGCCCGGGTCGGACTTGCGGCGCCGCAGCAGGAAGGGGCGCACAAGCCGCGCGAGCCGTTCGGCGGCCGCCGGATCCTGGCCGCTCTCGGCAGCGGACGCGTACGCCGTGCGGAACGCGGCGAGCCTGCCGAGCAGTCCGGGGGTGGTCCAGTCGAGGATCGCCCACAGCTCGGAGAGGTTGTTCTCGACGGGGGTGCCGCTCAGCGCCACCCGGGCCCCGGCCCCGATGGTGCGCAACTGCTTGGCCGTCGCGGAGTACGGGTTCTTGATGTGCTGGGCCTCGTCGGTGACGACCATGCCCCAGGACGCGGCGGCCAGTTTGGCGGCGTCGAGGCGCATCGTGCCGTACGTGGTGAGGACGAATTCGCCGTCGGCGAGGGAATCCAGGGAGCGGGCCGTGGCGTGGAAGCGGCGGACGGGCGTGCCGGGTGCGAACCGCTCGATCTCCCGCTGCCAGTTGCCCATCAGGGACGTGGGACACACGACGAGGGTCGGCCCGGCCGTCGCCGCGTCGCCCTGACGGTGCAGATGCAGGGCGATGAGGGTGATGGTCTTGCCGAGCCCCATGTCGTCGGCGAGACAGCCGCCCAGGCCCAACGATGTCATGTCGGCCAGCCAGTTGAGGCCGCGCAGCTGATAGTCGCGCAACCGCGCGGCGAGCGCGGCGGGTTGGGGGACCGGCTGCTCGCGGGCGGCCTCGGGGGCGGCGAGCCGGTCGCGCAGACGGGCGAGCCAGCCCGTCGCCTCGACGTCGACCCGCCGCCCGTCCACCTCGGTCGACCCGGTGAGAACGGCCGCCAGCGCGTCGAGGGGCGTCACCTTGCGGTCCTGGACGGCGCGGGCGCGCCGCACCTCCTCGGGGTCGATGAGCACCCACTGGTCGCGCAGCCGCACCACGGGCCGGCTCGCCTCGGCGAGCGCGTCCAGCTCCTCGCGGCTCAACTCGCTGTCGCCGAGCGCGAACCACCAGGTGAAGCCGAGCAGCGCGTCGGCGGACAGCACCGGGGGCGCCGCCGACTCGATGCGCTCGGGCCCCCGTTCGTTCGGGCCGATCACGGCACGTGCCGTCAGCTTGCGGGAGATGCCCTTGGGCCAGTGCACCTGGACACCGATCGCGGCGAGCGCGCGCGAGGCCGTACCGAGCAGTTCGCCCGCCTCCTCGTCGGCGAGTTCGACCGCGTCCGGTACGGCGGCCGAGAGGAGCGGCGCGAGCGGCGGCCAGGCTCGGGCCGCCCGGCGCAGCGCGAGCAGCGCGTCCATGCGGGCCCGCGGACCGAAACGGGCGGCCGCGCCGGACCCCGCCCACACCTCGGCGGCGTCGGCGACCAGCGCGGGATCGCTGACGCTGTGCATCTGGAGCACCACGCGGAACACCGGCCCGGCGCTCATCGGGTCCGCCGACGCGAGCCCCGGCAGCTCCACGCGCAGCGAGATCCGTACGCCGGCGTCGTGGCCGGCCGCCACGTCGGCGGCCCAGGCCCGCTGCTCGGGCAGGCGCTGGGGAGCCTCGGCGGCGAAGGCGGGCGAACCGGCGGCGCGCGCCGCGCCGGGCGTGCGCGGCAGCCCGTCGGCGACGGCGTCGAGGAAGGCGCGCACGAGCCGCTCGGGATCGGGCAGCAGCACGGGTTCCGCCGGGGCCGGCAGCGGGGTGGCGTGTGCTTCGGGAGGCATCGCGGCGGCGAGGTCGCGCACCTTGTCCAGCTCGTCGGCGCCGAGCGGACCGACCCGCCACGCGTCGTGGTCGCTCGTGGTCAGGCCGGGCAACAGCAGCCCGCGCGCCGCGAGTTGGAGGGCGAGCAGCGCGGCCGAGCCCCAGAAGGCGGTCGCGCGGGACGCCTGGGCGAGGGCGCGGGCGCGGGTGAGTACGGGCAGGGCGTCCCGGACGGGCAGGAGCAGGGCGGGGACGATGTGGGGGACGATGTCGGCGCCGACCACGGTCAGCTCTTCGACGGAGCCGGGAGCGGCCGGGAGCGGTTCGCCGTCGGCCTGCCAGAAGGCGACGCGGCCGGTGCGGGAAGGGTCGGCGGGCAGGAAGGTGACGCAGCAGCGGGCGAGTTCGGCGAGCTGGGACGGCGACGGAGCGGGGGAGCCTTTGCACAGCGAAACGCAT
Encoded here:
- a CDS encoding APC family permease; translation: MPGTSRTGSDAGLARDAVGLREVLFQSVTAMAPAAAVAASIPAGAAFAGGSLPLSVLVALVACLFTASCVAELAQELPAAGSVATYSAQGLHPAVGFLVGWGYVFVEALVPPLLLLQLGFTTAGTLHEQWASSPANLWWPWSLAGAVVIAAAGFLGVRASARFGTVLGVFEVLVFVAFAVMLIVAAGSDNSLTVFGTSHTAPGYGGFGGVFAGSVYTVLAFAGFEAAAPLAEEARDPRRTMRRAVFGAALAIGVVYVLTTYAMAVYFGPGRFAGFGASGDASWEGVARASFGLFWVVLFLAVVNSTVANANACANVSTRTAFALGRIGVFPRSLARLHPRRRSPVTGIAVQFVVAVAAILGLGLRYGPVTAFTLLATVIVTVIIGVYIVVDLACAGYFLRRRRDLFSPLRHVVFPVLGIAAFVPALLTAAGIPAFSFVAELSPPVSYAGPVVGVWMAAGGVVLVVLARRHPERLAQTGRVHLVGPHDDPMDHEETGAVRG
- a CDS encoding SWF or SNF family helicase — protein: MSDTYENERTFESLPPVDGRAFAVSWWGHAWLKALEDTALDGQQLKQGRRLARAGAVGAVTVRPGRITAIVRDRDGSHHRSDVLLQELDEDDWDRFLTMTAERAGHIAALLDREMPPHLVEDAASEGIELLPRIGDLDAACGCGAWDHCPHTAALCYQLARLLDRDPFVLLLLRGRPERALLDALQERGTAPSTGAIPTAHGVPAHEAFAARDIVPPLPAAPSPPPEPGRPARLDTETAPEPGVDPAALELLAADAARRAHHLLAEALAAGHEHRPFPADLTEDQDIVRLAAGCSDSRLSARLATASGRRPAELAAAVRAWRFGGGASLRVLEEEWVPGAQDLVRAAADLDLAWADTERPGLRAAGNRWTVTGRDAQLRLGRDGRWWPYRKERGRWTPAGPPDRDPAAALAAMTATAEGDADA
- a CDS encoding DEAD/DEAH box helicase; this encodes MCKGSPAPSPSQLAELARCCVTFLPADPSRTGRVAFWQADGEPLPAAPGSVEELTVVGADIVPHIVPALLLPVRDALPVLTRARALAQASRATAFWGSAALLALQLAARGLLLPGLTTSDHDAWRVGPLGADELDKVRDLAAAMPPEAHATPLPAPAEPVLLPDPERLVRAFLDAVADGLPRTPGAARAAGSPAFAAEAPQRLPEQRAWAADVAAGHDAGVRISLRVELPGLASADPMSAGPVFRVVLQMHSVSDPALVADAAEVWAGSGAAARFGPRARMDALLALRRAARAWPPLAPLLSAAVPDAVELADEEAGELLGTASRALAAIGVQVHWPKGISRKLTARAVIGPNERGPERIESAAPPVLSADALLGFTWWFALGDSELSREELDALAEASRPVVRLRDQWVLIDPEEVRRARAVQDRKVTPLDALAAVLTGSTEVDGRRVDVEATGWLARLRDRLAAPEAAREQPVPQPAALAARLRDYQLRGLNWLADMTSLGLGGCLADDMGLGKTITLIALHLHRQGDAATAGPTLVVCPTSLMGNWQREIERFAPGTPVRRFHATARSLDSLADGEFVLTTYGTMRLDAAKLAAASWGMVVTDEAQHIKNPYSATAKQLRTIGAGARVALSGTPVENNLSELWAILDWTTPGLLGRLAAFRTAYASAAESGQDPAAAERLARLVRPFLLRRRKSDPGIAPELPPKTETDHAVSLTVEQTGLYEAVVRETLAEISGADGFARRGLVIKLLTALKQICNHPAQYLKEDDPTIAGRSGKLELLDELLDTILAEGGAVLVFTQYVRMARLVEEHLSARGVPTRFLHGGTPVERREEMVRSFQDGEVPVFLLSLKAAGTGLNLTRAGHVIHYDRWWNPAVEAQATDRAYRIGQTQPVQVHRLVAEGTIEDRIAEMLARKRELADAVLGSGESALTELSDAELTDLVALRRSGR